The following proteins are co-located in the Candida dubliniensis CD36 chromosome 3, complete sequence genome:
- a CDS encoding uncharacterized membrane protein yhr140w homologue, putative — MTRQGLISLVSLAICCSGLYDCFQLELPPGLVKGGHFQFLTNVSLMLTIIYILQSIVTPTSYNLRLQYNVVSNLEFSVTVSYWVMHLILPHLLNTNSFERNFWLDFKIHIWPYVYLIFDNHERVKPKKSWTLTGVIIVMYWCYIERVVSTNNDGVTRFPYPFLNNKTLVERFFRITGMWLLSCLNYFVLGFRNSL, encoded by the coding sequence ATGACAAGGCAGGGCTTGATAAGTCTCGTATCGCTAGCTATATGCTGTAGTGGATTATATGATTGTTTCCAACTAGAATTACCTCCAGGCTTAGTCAAAGGTGGTcatttccaattcttgaCTAATGTTTCCTTGATGTTGACTATAATCTATATTTTACAATCCATAGTCACCCCAACTAGTTACAATTTGAGATTACAATATAATGTAGTCTCCAATTTAGAATTTTCTGTCACTGTTTCTTACTGGGTAATGCATCTTATTTTACCGCATTTGTTAAACacaaattcatttgaaAGAAACTTTTGGCTTGACTTTAAAATTCATATATGGCCCTATGTCTACcttatatttgataatcacGAACGAGTTAAACCGAAAAAATCATGGACACTTACGGGggttattattgttatgtATTGGTGTTATATTGAAAGAGTGGTGAGTACAAATAACGATGGAGTCACAAGGTTTCCTTAtccatttttaaataacAAAACATTAGTGGAACGGTTCTTCCGGATTACAGGTATGTGGTTACTTAGTTGTTTAAACTATTTTGTGTTGGGGTTTAGAAACAGCTTATAG
- a CDS encoding conserved hypothetical protein (maps to C-terminal part of orf19.1653 in C.albicans; appears to have been integration site for transposable element in C. dubliniensis; see Cd36_81850 for N-terminal part of CDS;~apparently fungus-specific), whose amino-acid sequence MLHTLISNSYWTMALCFPSMVTEDEVERNLLLDLQVHFFPYIYLFIDNQPSVSLKESWGWTIGYILVYWIYIEWECGRHAHDGVSGYPYPFLKGRGVLGRFGCMSVFAAIGCCNYFVLQLRNRV is encoded by the coding sequence ATGTTACACACCCTAATTTCGAACAGTTATTGGACCATGGCATTATGTTTCCCATCAATGGTTACTGAAGATGAAGTTGAAAGGAATTTATTGCTTGATTTACAAGTACATTTTTTCCcttatatttatttgttcATTGATAACCAACCATCAGTTAGTTTGAAAGAGTCATGGGGTTGGACAATAGGTTATATTTTAGTTTATTGGATTTATATTGAATGGGAATGTGGTAGACATGCACATGATGGGGTAAGTGGCTATCCTTATCCTTTCTTAAAAGGTAGAGGTGTGCTTGGTAGGTTTGGGTGTATGTCCGTGTTTGCAGCTATTGGCTGTTGTAATTATTTTGTATTGCAGTTAAGAAATAGAGTTTAG